The Niastella koreensis GR20-10 genome includes a window with the following:
- a CDS encoding PAS domain-containing sensor histidine kinase: protein MRQTNRLHVNFYRVEKPDTAVTLHQAKPQTNSRTIHIQRNALLDHISDAVIFTDMDLRIVYINKMAEQVYGIRSKDVTGCLFREVIKYDYINDSPEQALQILQQTGSWQGKVVFTRKDNKQFHLLSTVTFARDEHRKPVGVIATLKDITAEELTNVAAQKSKLEQQKVINMLMIKTQENERNELGRELHDNINQILAAVKLQLEYSLENYDEEKGTIERCKNNIEEVIREIRNLSHRLVLPRFAETTLLAELQKTIDNILQQQPVYLDLHGLNESQIPDNIKETIYRIIQEQLTNIIRHAKAQKAIIKIYNTTASVFLHIEDDGIGFNTNQCRNGVGITNILNRVETYNGKATITAAPGKGCRIDVAIPLRN from the coding sequence ATGCGCCAAACTAATCGCTTACATGTGAACTTTTACCGTGTTGAAAAACCAGACACGGCTGTCACACTCCACCAGGCTAAACCTCAAACCAATAGCCGTACAATACACATTCAAAGGAATGCATTGCTCGATCATATCAGTGATGCAGTGATCTTTACCGACATGGATCTGCGTATCGTTTACATCAACAAAATGGCTGAACAGGTTTATGGCATCCGGTCAAAAGATGTAACCGGCTGCCTTTTTCGCGAGGTCATTAAATACGATTACATCAACGATTCGCCCGAACAGGCTTTACAAATATTACAACAAACAGGTAGTTGGCAGGGTAAAGTAGTTTTTACCAGAAAGGATAATAAACAATTCCATCTTTTATCGACTGTTACATTTGCCCGCGACGAGCATAGAAAACCTGTTGGTGTAATTGCCACCCTGAAGGATATTACTGCCGAGGAACTTACTAATGTAGCTGCACAGAAAAGTAAACTGGAACAGCAAAAGGTAATTAATATGCTGATGATAAAAACCCAGGAAAATGAACGGAATGAATTAGGGCGTGAGTTACACGATAACATCAACCAGATCCTGGCTGCAGTAAAACTGCAACTGGAATACAGCCTCGAGAACTACGATGAAGAAAAAGGCACTATTGAAAGATGCAAAAACAATATTGAAGAAGTGATCCGCGAGATCCGCAATCTTTCACATCGCCTGGTATTGCCGCGATTTGCCGAAACCACTTTGCTGGCTGAATTACAAAAAACCATTGATAACATCCTACAGCAACAGCCTGTTTACCTCGATCTGCATGGGTTAAATGAATCGCAGATCCCCGATAATATAAAGGAAACTATTTACCGGATCATCCAGGAACAGTTAACCAACATCATCCGGCACGCCAAAGCCCAAAAGGCGATCATAAAAATATACAACACCACTGCGAGTGTATTCCTGCACATTGAAGACGACGGTATTGGCTTTAACACCAACCAATGCCGCAATGGCGTTGGCATTACCAATATTTTAAACCGGGTAGAGACCTATAATGGAAAAGCTACGATCACCGCTGCCCCCGGTAAGGGATGCAGAATTGACGTAGCTATTCCGTTAAGAAATTAA
- a CDS encoding DUF4266 domain-containing protein has protein sequence MKQRNVPHSFGALLLIAGSVFIGSACKTVKEYQKNKLNDAEMSLSNRKVEKPEANFESYREGASGANSGKLGGGCGCN, from the coding sequence ATGAAGCAAAGAAACGTACCCCACTCTTTTGGCGCCCTGTTATTGATAGCAGGCAGCGTGTTCATTGGAAGCGCCTGTAAAACCGTTAAGGAATACCAGAAGAACAAGCTTAATGATGCAGAGATGTCGTTAAGTAATAGAAAAGTTGAAAAACCCGAAGCAAATTTTGAATCGTACCGCGAGGGAGCATCCGGCGCCAATTCCGGAAAGCTCGGCGGCGGTTGTGGATGTAACTAA
- a CDS encoding DUF4251 domain-containing protein, translated as MKNVWLAIIAFICLPAIGWAQQPKKDKKAEIKAIVEAQNYVFKAQTALPTAGTTRQLTSDYSLQVSKDTIVSDLPYFGRAFTAPLNPSEGPLQFTTTKFQYMVSTNKKGGWNVTITPQDVSDPHELIMTIFDNGSASMVVNSTNRQPISFNGYITAKK; from the coding sequence ATGAAAAATGTTTGGTTAGCGATAATAGCCTTTATTTGCCTGCCAGCCATTGGTTGGGCACAACAGCCTAAAAAGGATAAAAAAGCCGAAATAAAGGCTATAGTGGAAGCGCAGAACTATGTATTTAAAGCCCAGACAGCTTTGCCTACGGCAGGCACCACCCGCCAATTGACATCCGATTATAGCTTACAGGTATCGAAAGATACAATAGTAAGCGACCTCCCTTATTTTGGCCGGGCCTTTACAGCGCCGTTAAACCCCAGCGAAGGGCCCTTGCAGTTTACCACAACCAAGTTTCAATACATGGTGAGCACCAATAAAAAAGGCGGCTGGAATGTGACCATTACTCCCCAGGATGTCTCAGACCCGCATGAACTTATAATGACCATCTTCGATAACGGCTCTGCCTCTATGGTTGTTAACAGCACCAACCGGCAGCCCATTTCATTCAATGGATATATTACCGCAAAGAAATAG
- a CDS encoding DUF3570 domain-containing protein — protein MKKICLTVVGLYMGLLTAFSQTTPKDSSAYKSRKLKLDEINLVSSYYQQNGDHAAVTGGVGSQHLTNISSSFDLRLVKRDRKDRKHSFIFDIGVDHFTSASTDNVDPKTISGPSRNDTRIYPSLNWTVESEKKGKTFGLGAYYSHECDYFAHGASANFAAKTKDRSGEFSINALVYLDNVKLIRPIELRDGKPIPGDPNNTGYAPRNSFSTSLSYSQIISQRLQVMFLMDLVYQKGYLGLPFQRVYWNDNSVHIEHLPDRRFKLPLGFRANYFVGDKLVFRSFYRYYQDNWGLKAHTAELETAIKLSPFFSVTPFYRFYTQQATDYFAPYQAHTAADEYFTSNYDQSSFNSSMFGAGIRLSPPTGILGNQHINMIEVRYGHYTRSNDLNSNIISMNLRFK, from the coding sequence ATGAAGAAGATCTGTTTAACCGTAGTGGGTTTGTACATGGGATTGTTAACTGCCTTCTCACAAACCACCCCTAAAGATTCCTCCGCTTATAAGAGCAGGAAACTAAAGCTGGATGAAATAAACCTGGTATCCAGTTACTATCAGCAAAATGGCGATCATGCAGCAGTAACCGGTGGCGTAGGGTCACAGCATTTAACCAATATTTCAAGTTCATTCGACTTAAGGCTGGTTAAAAGAGATCGCAAAGACCGTAAACACAGTTTTATCTTTGATATAGGGGTCGACCACTTTACTTCAGCCTCTACTGACAATGTAGATCCCAAAACCATTTCGGGACCTTCCCGCAACGATACCCGTATCTATCCCTCCCTTAACTGGACAGTGGAAAGCGAGAAAAAAGGAAAAACATTTGGATTAGGGGCCTATTACTCCCATGAGTGTGATTATTTCGCCCATGGGGCCAGTGCAAACTTTGCTGCCAAAACAAAGGACCGCAGCGGCGAATTTTCGATAAACGCCCTGGTATACCTGGATAACGTGAAATTGATACGGCCCATTGAATTACGTGATGGCAAACCCATTCCGGGCGATCCCAATAACACGGGCTATGCGCCGCGTAATTCATTCAGCACTTCATTATCGTATTCTCAAATAATAAGTCAGCGGTTACAGGTCATGTTCCTGATGGACCTTGTTTACCAGAAAGGATATCTTGGGCTGCCTTTTCAGCGGGTTTATTGGAATGATAATTCAGTGCACATAGAGCATTTGCCCGACAGGCGGTTTAAACTGCCGCTGGGGTTCAGGGCTAACTATTTTGTGGGCGATAAACTGGTGTTTCGCAGCTTTTACCGGTATTACCAGGACAATTGGGGTTTAAAAGCCCATACAGCTGAGCTGGAAACGGCCATCAAGCTATCCCCGTTTTTTTCGGTTACGCCCTTTTACCGCTTTTATACGCAGCAGGCAACCGATTACTTTGCACCCTACCAGGCGCATACCGCAGCCGATGAGTATTTTACCAGTAATTACGACCAGTCGTCATTTAACAGCAGCATGTTTGGTGCGGGAATACGATTGTCGCCTCCAACGGGCATTTTGGGCAATCAGCATATTAACATGATTGAAGTGCGGTACGGACATTACACACGTTCTAACGATTTGAATTCAAATATAATATCAATGAATCTACGGTTTAAATAA
- a CDS encoding AAA domain-containing protein, with amino-acid sequence MSIQVQSFRQFLKTAFDNGDYATDDVIAFVLPLCKEVIGFHEAGLVAPFENENALFITDNRMDIDERAAHKPMNAIGKVIALFERHKSRHFEPGGAAKPGIEIDDSAVSVENVRIHLNGNETLSFPAYMPGYRCFEVNLGHHDELTDIFCLGCVLGSMALGLNLYEEKDLALFAKYRSNPILYNHRIHPTISALIAEMTELSRQKRVQDLYDIVNRLQHYRDYDPEKETDLSNIAGWINKSLTNRNQLILNKLRNRLFDTSRRNRLLYYKPNMRFVNLTVSSVPMVLHYQSIRPELLFTWNKDIADRVTGMKEIVLNKYLRFEDHLYLPSSLDKIRIEAQRDIQEYGFSQLKLVIVYLNWHNLKEDAEERIQSPLLLVPAEVKKNKKLKEDHYVLKITDNVAEVNPVLASYLKELYGIELPDYVDLDEMSPEQFYQLLKGQIDAANQGIVLNYIQKPRIRLVHNAAKQTVTNFKKRLQRSGKQLNSYKDVGYSYQQEQYKPLGLEIFRQKVEPKQGFLESLGHEEARIVPSQLTESIADKRRPTFELSESEGNPYSWDFDMCNIVLGNFNYKKMSLVRDYNFVIDNQVPNEVFEQLFSSKPKPTSDTKQNWNSTDDWYHVITADPTQTRAILKSREKESYIIQGPPGTGKSQTITNLIADFAARGHSILFVCEKRAALDVVYHRLKQQGLDELCCYIHDSLGDKKEFIRNLKETYEDFTKNKMDLERIQSSRDALLKQTNEQLEMLKQFHATHTAIPEQAGIEFRKLLERVVELKEHLIVRPAKQTDALPHYKEWLEFGSVIQQLSNALEETGAEPTFAEHPFSKINENIFSNENPETVLENLLLHSRNLLTDITAVVRDNNIPPEHTNRLEQIKNLVSVAIVLNPLAETDSLALVDEGNEQARKFDKGVHLYKQQQQHYEQIRERNKNWKQRLSEQDMLAAIPLAAKYEESFFKFLNSKWNRLKNKIDECYDFSQHAVHPGYATVLQQLKEEYDAANMVAMERHFLQQQYKVDNVDLTHLSIERIRARKGDKEIDYLLHHAEANQLVTKLSKLNNNMQKLQTQLQQCLNDYDTKPVSDIYDELESISMNAESLRDLLPALREYSELPSSVKDVLRNIPVTPLQAEAGMASKTLSHIYHQNKVFANTDMHAIEKAVRQIQHCYKQLLKVNADYIRATVRQRFLHNVELSNIASSQLTPEQREFKKNYTEGRKILENEFNKSIRFKSIRELSGKESGLVLKDLKSVWLMSPLSVSDSLPVDIDFFDVVIFDEASQITLEEGIPALYRAKQTIIVGDDKQMPPTNFFAVRTEDPDDLEVYNDNDEDELLSNDADSLLIQGARKLGNVMLGWHYRSRFETLISFSNHAFYEANLLTIPDKTIHHTEKKSIEITKPQEAGKHVDALFDRSISFHFLPNSVYEKRINTDEADYIAYMVKTLLQKKVKESIGIVAFSQEQQEAIENALTNLASKDKTFEQQLEDAWSRTEEDQFIGLFVKNLENVQGDERDIIIMSVCYGFDSRKKMIMNFGPINKKGGEKRLNVIFSRAKKHMAVVSSIRHHHITNEYNEGANYFKRFLQYSELVSCGDMRSARTILDSLVLHKKERSKIKADNIILQQIKEQLEKKGYEVAEQVGQSDFKCSLAVKAKPTDTTYSLSILLDDDRHYKNENLLEQYYQRPAILQTFNWRTINVFAKDWLNQPDKVLELIIKRLHQEAGQEEEKAADAHEILGGDAIIEPADEETPITPVSAEPAAPATPYDHLTFHRLVNSEGENSRFWEAALDGCKLIVRYGRVGTKGQVQVKTFAKETTAQLEKDKLIKEKANKGYKATWL; translated from the coding sequence ATGTCAATACAGGTTCAATCATTCAGACAATTTCTGAAAACAGCATTCGACAATGGTGATTATGCAACAGACGATGTTATCGCATTCGTACTACCGCTCTGTAAAGAGGTGATCGGCTTTCATGAAGCCGGCCTTGTTGCGCCATTTGAAAATGAAAACGCCCTGTTTATTACCGATAACCGCATGGATATCGATGAACGGGCGGCGCACAAACCAATGAATGCAATAGGGAAAGTAATAGCCTTGTTTGAAAGACATAAATCCCGCCATTTTGAACCAGGCGGTGCCGCCAAACCGGGAATAGAAATCGATGATAGCGCCGTATCGGTGGAAAATGTAAGGATCCACCTGAATGGCAATGAAACGTTGTCGTTCCCGGCTTATATGCCCGGTTACCGTTGTTTTGAAGTGAACCTGGGCCACCATGATGAACTGACCGATATTTTTTGTTTGGGTTGTGTATTAGGCAGTATGGCCCTGGGATTGAACCTGTATGAAGAAAAGGACCTGGCCTTGTTTGCAAAATACCGCAGCAATCCCATCCTGTACAACCATCGTATCCACCCCACCATCAGTGCACTCATTGCTGAAATGACGGAACTCAGCCGCCAAAAACGGGTGCAGGACCTGTATGATATCGTAAACAGGTTGCAACATTACCGGGATTATGACCCCGAGAAAGAAACCGACTTAAGCAATATTGCCGGCTGGATCAATAAATCACTGACCAACCGTAACCAGCTTATTTTAAACAAGCTTCGCAACCGGCTATTCGACACCAGCAGACGGAACCGGTTATTGTATTACAAACCGAATATGCGGTTTGTAAACCTTACGGTAAGCAGTGTGCCCATGGTGCTGCATTATCAAAGCATTCGTCCGGAATTATTATTTACCTGGAACAAGGATATTGCCGACCGCGTAACCGGCATGAAGGAAATTGTGTTGAACAAATACCTGCGGTTTGAAGATCACCTGTATTTACCTTCTTCGCTCGATAAAATACGCATAGAGGCCCAGCGCGACATCCAGGAGTATGGGTTCAGCCAGCTGAAACTGGTTATTGTGTACCTGAACTGGCACAACCTGAAAGAGGATGCAGAAGAGCGCATTCAAAGCCCTTTATTACTGGTGCCTGCGGAAGTGAAGAAGAACAAGAAACTAAAGGAAGACCATTATGTGTTAAAGATCACCGATAATGTGGCGGAAGTAAACCCGGTGCTGGCCAGTTACCTGAAAGAGTTATATGGCATTGAACTGCCCGATTATGTGGACCTGGATGAAATGAGCCCGGAGCAATTCTATCAATTATTAAAAGGTCAGATTGATGCCGCCAACCAGGGCATTGTGCTGAATTATATTCAAAAGCCCCGCATTCGCCTGGTGCATAATGCAGCCAAGCAAACGGTAACCAATTTTAAAAAGCGGTTACAACGTTCGGGCAAACAGTTGAACAGTTATAAAGATGTTGGCTACAGCTATCAGCAGGAGCAATATAAACCGCTGGGGCTTGAAATATTCCGGCAAAAAGTGGAACCCAAACAAGGTTTCCTGGAATCGCTGGGGCATGAAGAGGCCCGCATTGTGCCTTCGCAGTTAACCGAAAGCATAGCCGATAAACGCCGCCCAACATTTGAATTATCAGAAAGCGAGGGCAATCCCTACAGCTGGGACTTTGATATGTGCAACATTGTGCTGGGCAATTTCAATTATAAGAAAATGAGCCTGGTGCGGGATTACAATTTCGTGATCGATAACCAGGTGCCCAATGAAGTGTTTGAACAACTCTTCAGCAGCAAACCCAAGCCAACCAGTGATACCAAACAAAACTGGAACAGTACTGACGATTGGTACCACGTAATTACTGCCGACCCAACTCAAACAAGGGCCATCTTAAAAAGCAGGGAAAAAGAAAGTTACATTATTCAGGGCCCGCCCGGAACCGGTAAAAGCCAAACGATCACCAACCTGATCGCCGATTTTGCCGCCCGTGGCCATAGCATTTTATTTGTGTGCGAAAAGCGTGCTGCCCTGGATGTGGTGTACCATCGCCTGAAACAACAGGGGCTTGATGAATTGTGCTGTTATATTCACGACAGCCTGGGCGATAAAAAAGAGTTCATCAGGAACCTGAAAGAAACCTACGAAGATTTCACCAAAAATAAAATGGACCTGGAAAGGATCCAGAGTAGCAGGGATGCTTTATTAAAACAAACCAATGAGCAGCTGGAAATGTTGAAACAATTCCATGCTACGCATACTGCCATTCCCGAACAGGCCGGCATTGAATTCAGAAAACTGCTGGAGCGGGTAGTGGAGTTGAAAGAGCACCTCATCGTTCGTCCGGCAAAACAAACAGATGCATTGCCACATTATAAAGAGTGGCTGGAGTTTGGCAGCGTTATTCAGCAATTGAGCAATGCGCTGGAAGAAACGGGTGCAGAACCCACTTTTGCAGAACATCCGTTCAGTAAGATAAATGAAAACATCTTCAGCAATGAGAACCCCGAAACAGTGCTGGAAAACCTGTTGTTGCATTCCCGCAACCTGCTTACTGATATTACTGCAGTAGTGAGGGATAATAATATTCCACCCGAACATACCAATCGCCTGGAGCAGATAAAGAACCTGGTGAGTGTAGCTATAGTGTTGAATCCCCTGGCAGAAACAGATAGCCTGGCGCTGGTTGATGAAGGCAATGAGCAGGCCCGCAAGTTTGACAAAGGCGTTCATTTGTACAAACAGCAGCAACAGCATTATGAGCAGATCAGGGAACGGAATAAAAACTGGAAACAAAGGCTGAGCGAGCAGGATATGCTGGCCGCCATTCCCTTAGCTGCCAAATATGAAGAATCGTTTTTCAAATTCCTGAACAGCAAATGGAACCGGCTGAAGAATAAGATCGATGAATGCTACGATTTCAGTCAGCATGCGGTACATCCCGGTTATGCTACTGTATTGCAACAATTGAAAGAAGAATATGATGCTGCCAATATGGTGGCCATGGAACGCCATTTTCTGCAACAGCAGTATAAAGTTGATAATGTAGACCTCACCCATTTAAGTATAGAACGCATCAGGGCCAGAAAGGGTGATAAAGAGATCGATTATTTATTGCATCATGCAGAGGCCAATCAACTGGTAACAAAGTTGAGTAAGCTCAATAACAACATGCAAAAGCTGCAAACCCAGTTACAGCAATGTTTGAATGATTATGATACCAAACCGGTGAGCGATATTTACGATGAACTGGAAAGCATCAGCATGAATGCAGAAAGCCTGCGTGATCTGTTGCCTGCATTGCGCGAATATTCAGAGCTGCCCAGTTCGGTAAAAGATGTGCTCAGGAACATACCGGTTACCCCCTTACAGGCAGAGGCCGGCATGGCCAGTAAAACCCTGTCGCACATTTACCACCAGAATAAGGTATTTGCCAATACCGATATGCACGCCATTGAAAAGGCGGTGCGGCAAATACAACATTGCTACAAACAATTGCTGAAGGTAAATGCTGATTACATCAGGGCTACAGTACGGCAACGCTTTTTGCATAATGTAGAACTGAGCAATATCGCCAGCAGTCAGCTTACGCCGGAGCAACGCGAGTTTAAAAAGAATTATACCGAAGGCCGTAAAATACTGGAAAACGAATTCAATAAAAGCATCCGGTTCAAGAGTATCAGGGAGCTTTCCGGAAAAGAAAGCGGCCTGGTGTTAAAAGACCTTAAATCGGTATGGCTGATGAGCCCGTTAAGTGTGAGCGACAGTTTACCGGTTGATATAGATTTCTTTGATGTGGTGATCTTTGACGAAGCCAGTCAGATCACGCTGGAAGAAGGGATCCCGGCATTGTACCGCGCCAAACAAACCATTATTGTGGGTGATGACAAACAAATGCCGCCTACCAACTTCTTTGCCGTGCGTACAGAAGATCCTGACGACCTGGAAGTGTACAATGATAATGACGAGGATGAATTATTAAGTAATGATGCCGACAGCCTGTTGATACAGGGCGCCAGAAAACTGGGTAACGTAATGCTGGGCTGGCACTACAGAAGCCGGTTTGAGACCCTGATCAGCTTTAGCAACCACGCTTTTTATGAAGCGAACCTGCTTACCATTCCTGATAAGACCATCCATCATACCGAGAAGAAATCGATAGAGATAACAAAACCACAGGAAGCTGGCAAACATGTGGATGCTTTATTTGACCGCAGTATCAGCTTCCATTTTCTGCCCAATAGTGTTTATGAAAAACGCATCAATACCGATGAGGCGGATTATATAGCTTATATGGTGAAAACCCTGCTGCAAAAGAAGGTGAAGGAAAGCATAGGTATTGTAGCCTTTAGCCAGGAACAACAGGAAGCCATTGAAAACGCATTGACAAACCTGGCCTCGAAAGACAAAACCTTTGAACAGCAGTTGGAAGATGCCTGGAGCCGCACGGAAGAGGACCAGTTTATCGGCTTGTTTGTAAAGAACCTGGAGAATGTGCAGGGCGATGAACGCGACATCATCATCATGAGCGTGTGTTATGGTTTTGATTCCCGCAAAAAGATGATCATGAATTTCGGTCCTATCAATAAGAAGGGCGGCGAAAAAAGATTGAATGTGATCTTCAGCCGGGCCAAGAAACACATGGCTGTGGTGAGCAGTATCCGGCACCATCATATCACCAATGAATACAACGAAGGCGCCAATTACTTCAAACGCTTTTTGCAATATTCTGAACTGGTAAGCTGTGGTGATATGCGTTCGGCCCGCACTATCCTGGATAGCCTGGTGCTGCATAAAAAAGAAAGATCAAAGATCAAGGCGGATAATATCATTCTGCAACAGATAAAGGAACAACTGGAGAAAAAGGGATACGAGGTGGCAGAACAGGTTGGTCAGTCGGATTTCAAATGCTCCCTGGCGGTGAAAGCAAAACCTACCGATACCACCTATAGTCTGAGTATTTTGCTGGATGACGACCGGCATTATAAAAATGAAAACCTGCTGGAACAATACTATCAGCGGCCGGCCATTCTGCAAACTTTCAACTGGCGAACCATAAACGTATTTGCGAAAGACTGGTTAAATCAGCCCGATAAAGTGCTGGAACTGATCATAAAACGCCTGCACCAGGAAGCAGGGCAGGAGGAGGAAAAAGCAGCCGATGCGCATGAAATACTGGGGGGCGATGCAATCATTGAACCTGCAGACGAAGAAACTCCCATTACGCCGGTTTCTGCAGAACCAGCCGCGCCGGCAACCCCGTATGATCATTTAACTTTTCACCGGCTTGTTAATTCAGAAGGAGAGAACAGCCGCTTCTGGGAAGCTGCACTGGATGGTTGTAAACTGATCGTTCGTTATGGCAGGGTGGGAACAAAGGGGCAGGTGCAGGTAAAAACATTTGCCAAGGAAACTACCGCGCAACTGGAAAAAGATAAACTGATAAAAGAAAAAGCAAATAAGGGATACAAGGCAACATGGCTTTGA
- a CDS encoding DUF3307 domain-containing protein: MVTLFQWIFAHLLGDFILQSRAMVRHKQRLKARSWMLYLHCAIHGILVYLFAPSWSLWQLPVLVMVTHYVIDLWKLNQKDGIVYFIIDQFLHLLTLFILWCVFVAPSGWLPKNWIAVLHSQSAWAIATGYLIVTFPLSLLLASATQRWRREAEEQNIRSSVSLNEAGKWIGIFERLLVFTFVMTGHFEGVGFLITAKSILRFNDIKGSEARKEAEYILIGTLMSFSLSILIGLIVKSFI, from the coding sequence ATGGTAACCTTATTTCAATGGATATTCGCTCACCTGTTAGGCGACTTCATCCTTCAATCGCGTGCCATGGTACGCCACAAGCAACGGTTAAAAGCCCGTTCCTGGATGCTTTACCTGCATTGCGCCATTCATGGTATTTTAGTTTACCTGTTCGCGCCCAGCTGGAGCCTGTGGCAACTGCCCGTGCTGGTTATGGTCACCCACTACGTTATTGACCTTTGGAAGCTGAACCAAAAAGACGGGATCGTTTACTTTATCATAGACCAGTTCCTGCACCTGCTTACCCTGTTTATTTTATGGTGTGTATTTGTAGCTCCTTCCGGCTGGTTACCCAAAAACTGGATAGCTGTACTGCATAGCCAAAGCGCCTGGGCCATTGCCACCGGCTACCTGATAGTTACCTTTCCCCTGTCACTGTTACTGGCCAGCGCTACCCAACGCTGGCGCCGCGAAGCGGAAGAACAAAACATCCGTTCATCGGTAAGCCTGAACGAAGCTGGTAAATGGATCGGCATTTTTGAACGCTTACTGGTATTCACATTTGTTATGACAGGCCATTTTGAAGGGGTTGGCTTTTTAATTACCGCCAAATCTATCCTGCGCTTTAACGATATAAAAGGCTCCGAAGCCCGCAAGGAAGCTGAATATATCTTAATTGGCACGCTTATGAGCTTCTCCCTGAGTATACTCATTGGTCTGATTGTTAAAAGTTTTATCTGA
- a CDS encoding sigma factor-like helix-turn-helix DNA-binding protein, giving the protein MANISRASVISGDIIGSSQLKPASRKKLQQLLSLFFEGTTLEWLDLRAQQYRGDSIQITLTINRLAALRIALLLQTCLLKDNFKIRLAIGVGDISFKSGEVITSDGSAFQASGPYLDALTKSGEMISIAGFDEEFTSEWQVHSASLNYILERLTRQQAEAVYLQLQDHTQASIAKKLKIKQPSVHQRLQAAGWPVVQKILNRFESVIPMV; this is encoded by the coding sequence ATGGCTAATATATCAAGGGCGTCAGTGATCAGTGGCGATATTATAGGCTCATCGCAACTGAAACCAGCCTCAAGAAAAAAATTACAACAACTGCTGAGCCTCTTCTTTGAAGGCACCACCCTCGAATGGCTCGATTTGCGGGCGCAGCAATACCGCGGCGACAGCATACAAATAACACTTACTATAAACCGCCTGGCCGCATTACGTATAGCCCTGCTATTACAAACCTGCCTTTTAAAAGATAATTTTAAAATACGGCTGGCCATCGGGGTAGGTGATATAAGCTTTAAAAGCGGCGAGGTAATTACTTCCGATGGGTCGGCATTTCAGGCATCGGGCCCCTACCTCGATGCATTGACCAAAAGCGGCGAAATGATTAGCATAGCCGGCTTCGATGAAGAATTCACCAGCGAATGGCAGGTACACAGCGCTTCCCTCAACTACATCCTGGAGCGTTTAACCAGGCAACAGGCCGAAGCGGTTTACCTGCAGTTACAGGACCACACCCAGGCTTCCATTGCAAAAAAATTAAAAATAAAACAACCTTCGGTTCACCAGCGGCTGCAGGCGGCAGGCTGGCCGGTTGTGCAAAAAATTCTTAACCGTTTTGAATCGGTTATACCAATGGTTTAA
- a CDS encoding thioredoxin family protein, producing the protein MNLPALLLIVARLLLPGWGTDYEHAKETARQENKYILLNFSGSDWCGPCIRMHDEVFGSDAFKQVAGNNLVLLNADFPRLKKNQLSKEQQKQNEHLADLYNQKGSFPLTVLLSADGKVVKEWAGFPAGGAGQFVNEVKAACHAGF; encoded by the coding sequence ATGAACTTACCAGCATTGTTATTGATTGTAGCCAGGCTGTTATTGCCGGGTTGGGGAACAGATTATGAACATGCAAAAGAAACCGCCAGGCAGGAGAACAAATACATCCTGCTGAACTTCTCAGGTTCCGATTGGTGTGGACCCTGTATACGCATGCACGATGAGGTATTTGGCAGCGATGCGTTTAAACAGGTAGCAGGTAATAACCTGGTATTGCTGAATGCCGATTTCCCGCGCTTGAAAAAGAACCAGCTTTCTAAAGAACAACAAAAGCAAAATGAGCACCTCGCCGATCTGTATAACCAGAAAGGAAGCTTTCCATTAACCGTATTGTTGTCGGCCGATGGGAAAGTGGTAAAAGAATGGGCGGGCTTTCCGGCAGGCGGGGCGGGGCAATTTGTGAACGAGGTCAAAGCCGCCTGTCATGCCGGTTTTTAA